One Paenibacillus sp. FSL H7-0737 DNA segment encodes these proteins:
- the hfq gene encoding RNA chaperone Hfq: MESLKLQERLLNQFISTKVPVTIFTTNGVKMQGVVTSYDAFTITLQGQGDGRQNVLFKSAVSTIVPLKPVSLK, translated from the coding sequence GTGGAGAGTCTAAAATTGCAGGAACGTTTGTTGAATCAGTTTATTTCCACAAAGGTGCCCGTGACGATTTTTACAACAAATGGTGTAAAAATGCAAGGCGTCGTAACCTCGTATGATGCATTCACAATCACTTTACAGGGTCAAGGTGATGGCAGACAGAATGTGCTCTTCAAATCTGCAGTATCCACTATTGTACCTCTTAAGCCCGTCTCACTCAAATAG
- a CDS encoding TraX family protein, which translates to MQILAMLTMLIDHIGYIFFPEDIAWRYVGRIAFPIYCYGLVQGHIHTSSRPKYLFRLLIIAIIAQIPYNLAINPGGWNVVFTLLLSATVLVILDKLPTPWLGIPVVIAAIALMDYFPIDYNAYGLLLVLIFRYTKSFWLVVAHLALNLFYMFYNYWVVQMLSILPTLLIALAPALWGYLERHRVPRWVWWSFYPAHLLILALFKGVIYNEWVSIEWRTLLNL; encoded by the coding sequence ATGCAGATTCTCGCCATGTTGACGATGCTAATCGACCATATTGGCTATATCTTTTTTCCAGAGGATATTGCTTGGAGATATGTAGGAAGAATAGCCTTTCCAATCTATTGTTACGGGCTTGTGCAGGGGCATATCCATACATCATCCAGACCGAAATACTTGTTCCGACTGCTCATTATCGCTATTATTGCGCAGATCCCATACAATTTAGCGATTAATCCTGGTGGATGGAACGTGGTGTTTACGCTTTTGTTATCCGCAACCGTATTGGTTATTTTAGATAAACTACCTACTCCATGGCTTGGAATACCAGTCGTCATTGCAGCTATCGCGTTAATGGATTATTTCCCGATAGATTATAATGCGTACGGCCTGCTGCTAGTATTGATATTCCGTTATACGAAGTCATTTTGGCTTGTTGTAGCACATTTGGCACTTAATCTATTCTACATGTTTTATAATTATTGGGTTGTGCAAATGCTTAGTATTTTACCAACGCTGTTGATTGCTTTGGCGCCTGCACTTTGGGGATATTTAGAGCGTCACCGGGTACCACGCTGGGTGTGGTGGTCTTTTTATCCTGCGCATTTACTGATTTTAGCATTATTTAAAGGCGTAATATACAATGAATGGGTTTCTATCGAATGGCGAACTTTGTTGAATCTATAG
- a CDS encoding peptidylprolyl isomerase, which produces MDKKDLNGNENLENNGTPEEELNTTENTNEVNEVEVVAAEEPVNTTKEESVPVMNKVGSNNNTTPPAPPVSPKGNKGWMIASVVLAAALIIVLIKPPFQKDDSSTAVASVNGTNITKEQLYDKLIEAGGESTLQAMITTELVDQEAKKANVTVTDEDINAELEDLKAQFGGEAAFNAALQQSSMTVDDLKKQMPLQVKLRKILEPQVTVTDQEIKDYYETNKATFNEEEQVRASHILVETKEEADAILKQLKDGADFAELAKEKSSDTGSKANGGDLDFFKRGDMVAEFSDVAFKLKVGETSGAVKSDYGYHIIKVTDHKDAKNYTMEEKKDEIKKTLVSQKVSTLSTTWLSDTTAKAKITNSLTDAKKEATASPEPSASAEAGTESAK; this is translated from the coding sequence ATGGACAAAAAAGATCTGAATGGAAATGAGAACTTAGAAAACAACGGTACTCCGGAAGAAGAATTGAACACTACCGAGAATACCAATGAAGTAAATGAAGTGGAGGTCGTAGCTGCTGAAGAACCTGTGAATACAACAAAAGAGGAAAGTGTTCCAGTAATGAACAAAGTCGGCAGCAACAATAATACGACGCCACCTGCTCCACCAGTTTCTCCTAAAGGTAACAAGGGCTGGATGATTGCCTCTGTGGTTCTGGCTGCGGCACTCATCATTGTATTGATTAAGCCTCCATTCCAAAAGGACGACAGCAGCACAGCTGTTGCTAGCGTTAACGGAACTAACATTACTAAAGAACAACTTTATGATAAATTGATCGAAGCAGGCGGAGAAAGCACACTGCAAGCTATGATTACTACTGAACTCGTTGATCAAGAAGCTAAAAAAGCCAACGTAACCGTTACTGATGAAGACATCAATGCTGAATTAGAAGACCTTAAGGCACAATTCGGCGGAGAAGCTGCATTTAATGCTGCATTGCAACAAAGCTCAATGACCGTTGATGACTTGAAGAAGCAAATGCCGCTACAAGTTAAACTGCGTAAGATTCTTGAGCCGCAAGTGACTGTAACGGATCAAGAAATCAAAGACTACTATGAAACAAATAAAGCTACTTTCAATGAAGAAGAACAAGTTCGCGCTTCCCACATTCTCGTTGAGACTAAAGAAGAAGCAGATGCAATTCTGAAGCAATTGAAAGATGGAGCTGATTTCGCTGAACTAGCAAAAGAAAAATCTTCAGACACTGGTTCCAAAGCTAATGGCGGAGATCTAGACTTCTTCAAACGTGGAGATATGGTAGCTGAATTCTCCGATGTAGCCTTTAAACTTAAAGTTGGGGAAACAAGCGGTGCTGTGAAATCCGATTACGGTTATCACATTATTAAAGTTACCGACCACAAAGACGCTAAAAACTACACCATGGAAGAAAAGAAAGATGAAATCAAAAAGACGCTTGTGTCTCAGAAGGTTTCCACTCTTTCCACCACTTGGTTGTCAGATACAACTGCAAAAGCAAAAATCACAAATTCACTTACGGATGCCAAAAAAGAAGCAACAGCTTCTCCTGAGCCATCTGCAAGCGCAGAAGCAGGAACTGAATCTGCTAAATAA
- a CDS encoding metallophosphoesterase has protein sequence MNFSTDKVLILHKKTIIFSCVVLFFLSLALTGCKDTKSSNLNAMELDQAELKPVSFWVATDTHFLDKDLQDGGQAFQTYVTGGDGKMLPYSDEMAEALVYDAEQKKPAFIILSGDLTNNGERSSHQKLTENLKRIEQQGTTVYVIPGNHDLFNPWARSFSGDKQLLTDSITDKDFVKMYADFGYKEAASRDKESLSYIVKAAPNLWILMIDSSQYLNNKKYGFPQTDGRIASSTLSWMDESVKLAAKEHASVITVMHHNLLSHTSMSVSGFKLNNSQEAIKSLRKNGLNLVLSGHIHMQDIQVDPADANEDTASSEQMPIYDIATSAMAVNPHQYGAMTFDPVSRTINYKTTSLNVEGWAEANQITDHNLLNFKAYAEEAFATNSYDKAMDSLKESPLTESEKESMAKVMSKLNVRYFAGTAGTFAKDIKALPGYKLWEEQQDGFLGGYVQSMAEEKALSNVDLEVVLTKQ, from the coding sequence ATGAATTTTTCAACAGATAAAGTTCTTATTCTACATAAAAAAACGATCATATTCTCTTGTGTAGTGCTCTTTTTCCTTAGCTTGGCACTTACTGGCTGTAAAGACACAAAATCGTCTAATTTAAACGCTATGGAACTTGATCAAGCTGAGCTTAAACCTGTATCTTTCTGGGTCGCCACAGACACTCACTTTTTGGATAAGGATCTTCAGGATGGTGGGCAGGCTTTTCAGACCTATGTCACTGGAGGCGATGGAAAAATGCTGCCCTACAGTGATGAAATGGCTGAAGCTTTGGTCTATGACGCTGAACAGAAAAAACCTGCGTTTATCATCCTCAGTGGCGATTTAACTAATAATGGAGAACGCAGCAGCCATCAAAAGTTAACCGAAAATTTAAAACGAATTGAACAACAAGGAACCACTGTATATGTCATTCCAGGCAATCACGACTTATTTAATCCTTGGGCTAGATCCTTCAGTGGCGATAAACAGCTCCTTACGGATTCAATTACAGATAAGGATTTCGTCAAAATGTATGCGGATTTCGGCTACAAAGAAGCTGCATCACGTGATAAGGAATCACTAAGCTATATCGTCAAGGCTGCCCCCAACTTATGGATTCTGATGATAGACAGTAGCCAATACCTTAATAATAAAAAATACGGTTTCCCTCAGACCGATGGGCGTATTGCTTCCTCTACGCTTTCATGGATGGATGAATCCGTTAAGCTTGCAGCCAAAGAGCACGCTTCTGTGATCACGGTGATGCATCATAATTTATTAAGTCACACTTCTATGTCTGTTTCAGGCTTCAAGCTTAATAACAGCCAGGAAGCTATAAAATCCTTACGGAAGAATGGACTTAATCTAGTTCTCTCAGGACATATTCATATGCAGGACATTCAAGTAGATCCAGCAGACGCGAATGAAGATACAGCATCCTCTGAACAAATGCCAATCTATGATATCGCTACGAGTGCGATGGCCGTCAATCCGCATCAATATGGAGCCATGACCTTCGATCCCGTCTCGCGAACCATAAATTATAAAACAACGTCTTTGAACGTAGAAGGTTGGGCTGAAGCTAATCAGATTACAGATCACAATCTCTTAAACTTCAAGGCTTATGCCGAAGAAGCCTTTGCTACTAACTCCTATGACAAAGCTATGGATAGTCTTAAGGAAAGCCCTTTAACGGAGTCTGAAAAAGAATCCATGGCGAAGGTAATGTCCAAGCTGAATGTACGATACTTCGCAGGAACTGCAGGTACCTTTGCTAAGGATATAAAAGCGTTGCCGGGCTACAAGCTTTGGGAGGAACAGCAGGACGGTTTCTTAGGAGGGTATGTCCAAAGTATGGCTGAAGAAAAAGCGCTAAGTAATGTCGACCTAGAAGTGGTTTTAACGAAGCAATGA
- a CDS encoding FUSC family protein: MAFGARIFKTGMAVTLALYLAELLHFPSSVGAAIAAIFAMQPSIYRSWRYFLDQLTTTTMGAVLALLGGMLLSNSPIAVGLVCILVIMISMKINRADTISLTLVTVITVMEASGEWQFALNRFLLTLTGIVSAFLINIIVVPPKPRKQYIKQIENVFASLSLLLRTAVSHEMKESVFRDEKLALESSIKSLADKYALFEEEQKQLKRAKYSQTRQMVVYKNLLSSLQKGFDVLEAVDRHYFQADRSEETDALFDSHLEQLIKYHQLILLKFEDKLKPNTNESEPLGDENDGFLNSTILGYNAEKIGQLRLYVVAAAIYDYGYQLERLDKVADQMNRIATEEKETDREA, translated from the coding sequence TTGGCTTTTGGAGCTCGCATATTTAAAACAGGAATGGCAGTCACGCTTGCCTTGTATTTAGCCGAACTGCTACATTTTCCATCTTCTGTGGGCGCTGCGATTGCAGCAATTTTCGCTATGCAGCCATCTATTTATCGCTCTTGGCGTTATTTTCTTGATCAGCTGACAACGACTACAATGGGTGCGGTACTCGCTCTTCTGGGAGGAATGCTGTTATCCAATAGTCCAATTGCGGTTGGGTTGGTCTGCATTCTTGTCATTATGATCAGTATGAAAATTAACCGAGCGGATACTATTAGCTTGACACTGGTCACCGTTATAACAGTGATGGAGGCTTCTGGTGAATGGCAGTTCGCGCTGAATCGTTTCTTATTAACATTGACAGGGATTGTTTCTGCATTTCTAATCAATATTATAGTAGTTCCTCCGAAACCACGGAAACAGTACATCAAGCAAATCGAGAACGTCTTTGCCAGTCTTTCCTTGCTGCTAAGAACGGCTGTATCTCATGAGATGAAGGAAAGTGTGTTTCGTGATGAAAAACTTGCACTGGAGTCATCTATTAAATCTTTAGCGGATAAGTACGCTTTGTTTGAGGAAGAGCAGAAACAGCTAAAGAGGGCGAAGTACAGTCAGACTAGACAAATGGTTGTCTATAAGAACCTGTTATCTTCTTTGCAAAAGGGCTTCGATGTTCTTGAGGCTGTGGATCGGCATTATTTTCAAGCGGATCGAAGTGAAGAGACAGATGCATTGTTTGACAGTCATTTGGAGCAGTTAATCAAATATCATCAACTGATCTTGCTGAAATTTGAAGATAAACTAAAACCAAACACTAATGAATCGGAACCCTTGGGAGACGAGAATGATGGATTTTTGAATTCAACGATCCTGGGGTATAATGCGGAGAAAATAGGTCAACTACGATTGTATGTTGTAGCCGCAGCTATTTACGATTACGGATATCAATTAGAACGGCTTGATAAAGTGGCAGATCAGATGAACCGTATAGCGACTGAGGAAAAAGAAACGGATCGCGAAGCTTAA
- a CDS encoding lactonase family protein, with protein sequence MEKQTKLLLFTGSYASATESGVQVFEFDGEAGGTLKLIDSVQGLTNPTFVNVDASALRLYAIGEKPNGEGGKEGEVVTFAIDAKCGKLSELNRIASMPASGNGQTTTCHISRDLNDEYIVVCSYHGGSVGLITLDEEKVANQLADVAIHSGHGHHPERQDRPHPHSAIFSPDGQYLFVSDLGLDIIRSYRINRDLNKLEVHGDTALHPGAGPRHFTFHPDGKSAYVINEVDSTITSFTYDSATGTLHTVDTVSTLPEDFKEENTCAEIATSVDGRYLYASNRGADNIAVFAVDNATAKLTLIEYVSTRGGHPRHFSLTPDGAYLIVANRDANNLVVFSIEETSGRLVFTGNTADVSKPVCVKPVIFPV encoded by the coding sequence ATGGAAAAGCAGACTAAGTTATTGCTGTTTACGGGTTCCTATGCAAGTGCCACGGAAAGCGGTGTGCAGGTATTTGAATTCGATGGCGAAGCAGGAGGTACGTTAAAATTAATCGACTCGGTTCAGGGTCTAACTAACCCCACCTTTGTTAATGTAGATGCTTCAGCCCTGCGTTTATATGCCATAGGAGAAAAGCCAAATGGTGAAGGTGGAAAAGAGGGAGAAGTCGTTACCTTTGCTATCGACGCTAAGTGTGGGAAATTGAGCGAGTTGAATCGTATAGCCTCAATGCCTGCTTCAGGTAATGGTCAAACGACCACATGCCATATTTCAAGAGATCTAAACGATGAATACATTGTTGTATGTAGTTATCATGGTGGCAGTGTAGGCTTGATCACACTAGATGAAGAAAAAGTTGCTAATCAACTGGCGGATGTCGCGATTCATTCCGGTCATGGTCACCATCCTGAACGTCAGGATCGCCCACATCCCCATTCGGCTATTTTCAGTCCGGACGGACAGTATCTGTTTGTTTCTGATCTTGGGCTTGATATTATTCGGTCCTATAGAATCAATAGAGACTTGAACAAACTAGAAGTTCACGGAGATACTGCGCTTCATCCAGGGGCCGGACCTCGTCATTTTACATTTCATCCAGATGGAAAGTCTGCATATGTTATAAACGAGGTGGATTCCACGATAACATCGTTTACATATGACAGTGCTACAGGGACTCTTCACACGGTAGATACAGTTTCAACTTTGCCTGAGGATTTTAAGGAAGAGAATACTTGCGCTGAAATTGCTACTTCAGTAGATGGAAGATATCTTTACGCTTCTAACCGTGGAGCTGATAACATCGCAGTGTTTGCAGTGGATAACGCTACTGCCAAGCTTACACTAATTGAATATGTATCTACTCGTGGAGGGCATCCACGACACTTCTCATTAACTCCGGATGGGGCTTATCTTATTGTTGCAAATCGTGACGCTAATAACCTGGTTGTGTTCTCTATTGAAGAGACCAGTGGTCGTCTCGTCTTTACTGGGAATACTGCTGATGTATCCAAGCCGGTGTGTGTGAAGCCTGTGATTTTCCCAGTATAA
- a CDS encoding phosphatase PAP2 family protein has protein sequence MLYYQNWSRGFRYFIGFTACFVVIAILVHMNKVSSFDNYLIHFVQSAESPGLTTFAKGLSLIGSSKVAIGISIGTMALLYFLLKHRLELILFLWVGLGSQLLNTLMKLWFQRERPNFNRIVQELGYSFPSGHSMAAFSLYGVIAYLLWRHLPRRSERILLITFAVFMTVGIGWSRIYLGVHYPSDVIGGYAASGAWLMLSISLFEAYKKRISS, from the coding sequence ATGCTTTATTATCAGAACTGGTCTAGAGGTTTTCGTTATTTTATAGGGTTTACTGCTTGTTTCGTCGTTATTGCGATCCTAGTTCATATGAATAAGGTATCATCATTTGATAATTATTTGATTCATTTTGTTCAATCCGCTGAATCACCTGGACTGACCACATTCGCCAAAGGACTATCTCTGATTGGTTCCTCTAAGGTAGCGATTGGCATATCTATCGGCACGATGGCACTGCTGTATTTTCTGCTGAAACATCGGCTTGAGCTAATTCTGTTCCTATGGGTTGGACTAGGCTCACAGCTATTGAATACACTTATGAAGTTATGGTTTCAAAGGGAGCGTCCAAATTTCAATCGTATTGTCCAAGAGCTCGGTTATAGTTTCCCAAGTGGACATTCCATGGCAGCCTTCTCCCTCTATGGGGTAATTGCCTATTTACTGTGGCGTCATTTGCCGCGAAGAAGTGAAAGAATTCTGCTAATAACGTTTGCGGTATTCATGACTGTGGGCATTGGCTGGAGTCGTATTTACCTGGGAGTTCATTATCCTAGCGACGTAATTGGTGGTTATGCTGCAAGTGGTGCGTGGCTGATGTTATCCATCAGTCTATTTGAAGCCTATAAAAAACGGATATCCTCATAA
- a CDS encoding copper amine oxidase N-terminal domain-containing protein: protein MRRMKARAKWFIPFVALLLVLAGCQSVGGFDVNKALIGDVGVKSSESSMTFSMNAEPSEGISAEDKEMVDLINSFSLSISNAKLQENGNVSANGTIGYKQLNIPFSLFMDKKTLVFTVEGAKQPFYFPVQGYDEVFAEVGLDLTKAEDLSKLLTKFVVKNLPNPSAISVTPVSEAVYGQQVNMTKLHTEVTGDELPALLKGFLKSISKDTEGFTELVGGLYDYLYPVIKAMDEKASGDYEIPGIGVIPLGDKEAVVTVLHDAAKLAVDALLLVYDNQLDSLYKATPELKTVLSKDTKLAVDIFVDSGLHVRKQNVDLKVALPGTEDMPLKSFSLKASSQIWNIGGAVTADPISTEGALDVSSGDLTPGETLNNFDPNSNVYRILKDDLGITKRTIVIEPDDEYYYPIVDNNTTYIPLRYFAEDLDAIVEWDTVNRAIIVTDGVYGDKLVFKIGSSEAVINGEKVKLAEPVFVDEYGDAYVSLRLLAEALHATVYVDEDGWITITRK, encoded by the coding sequence ATGAGGAGAATGAAAGCTAGGGCAAAATGGTTTATTCCTTTTGTCGCACTGCTGCTTGTTCTGGCCGGTTGTCAATCGGTTGGAGGTTTCGATGTTAATAAGGCATTGATCGGGGATGTCGGTGTTAAATCATCAGAATCCAGCATGACGTTTTCTATGAACGCTGAACCTTCAGAAGGAATTAGCGCAGAAGATAAGGAAATGGTCGATCTCATAAATTCTTTTTCCCTGAGTATTAGCAATGCAAAGTTACAAGAGAATGGTAATGTATCTGCCAATGGAACGATCGGCTATAAACAATTGAATATTCCATTCTCATTGTTTATGGACAAAAAAACTTTAGTCTTTACGGTTGAAGGAGCAAAACAACCGTTTTACTTCCCGGTTCAAGGCTATGATGAGGTCTTTGCTGAAGTTGGATTGGATCTGACTAAAGCTGAAGATCTTAGTAAGCTGCTAACGAAGTTTGTGGTGAAGAATCTTCCTAATCCAAGCGCAATTAGCGTAACACCCGTTAGTGAGGCTGTGTATGGCCAGCAGGTGAATATGACGAAGTTACATACCGAAGTGACGGGTGATGAGCTTCCGGCATTGTTAAAAGGATTCCTGAAATCGATCTCTAAAGATACGGAAGGCTTTACAGAATTGGTTGGTGGTCTATATGACTATCTATATCCTGTGATTAAAGCTATGGACGAAAAAGCCTCCGGTGATTATGAAATTCCAGGTATTGGAGTCATTCCTCTGGGTGATAAAGAAGCTGTTGTAACTGTACTACATGATGCAGCAAAATTGGCTGTGGATGCGTTACTGCTGGTTTATGACAATCAACTAGACAGTCTTTACAAAGCTACCCCTGAGCTTAAAACGGTTCTGAGCAAGGATACGAAGCTTGCTGTCGACATTTTTGTAGACAGTGGACTACATGTTCGTAAACAGAATGTTGATCTGAAAGTGGCGCTTCCAGGTACTGAAGATATGCCATTAAAGAGCTTCTCTCTTAAGGCTTCCAGTCAGATTTGGAACATTGGTGGTGCTGTAACGGCAGATCCAATCAGTACTGAAGGAGCACTTGATGTTTCTTCTGGTGACCTGACTCCTGGAGAGACTTTGAACAATTTTGATCCAAATTCTAACGTCTATCGTATATTGAAAGACGATCTTGGTATCACCAAGAGAACGATTGTCATCGAACCAGACGACGAATATTATTATCCGATCGTTGACAATAATACGACGTACATTCCTCTTCGGTATTTTGCAGAAGATTTAGATGCTATTGTGGAATGGGATACAGTCAATCGTGCTATTATCGTAACTGATGGTGTGTACGGTGATAAGCTGGTATTCAAAATCGGTTCTTCCGAAGCAGTAATTAACGGTGAAAAAGTGAAGCTTGCAGAGCCTGTATTTGTTGACGAATATGGTGATGCCTATGTATCGCTGCGTCTGCTTGCTGAAGCACTTCATGCTACTGTGTATGTAGATGAAGATGGTTGGATTACTATTACACGTAAATAG
- a CDS encoding nitroreductase family protein: protein MSNNFLEAVKGRRSIYAISKESTVADAQIIEIVEQAVLHSPTSFNSQSSRAVVLLGEQHDKLWDITTETLRKIVPAEQFEGTAQKLASFKAGYGSVLFFEDQAVVKNLQENFALYAENFPVWSNQSSGILQFVVWTALSEAGLGASLQHYNPLIDDEVKEAWGIPQDWKLIAQLPFGKTVTPAGEKQFQPVEDRVKVFK from the coding sequence ATGTCTAACAATTTTCTTGAAGCGGTTAAAGGAAGACGTTCCATCTATGCCATCAGTAAAGAATCCACTGTAGCCGATGCTCAAATTATTGAAATCGTTGAGCAAGCGGTTTTGCATAGCCCAACTTCATTCAACTCCCAAAGCTCCAGAGCGGTTGTTCTTTTAGGTGAACAGCATGATAAATTATGGGATATCACGACAGAAACTTTGCGCAAAATCGTTCCAGCTGAACAATTTGAAGGAACAGCACAAAAATTAGCATCTTTCAAAGCAGGTTACGGTTCCGTATTGTTCTTTGAAGATCAAGCGGTAGTGAAGAACCTTCAAGAAAACTTCGCCTTGTATGCCGAGAACTTCCCAGTTTGGTCTAACCAATCTTCAGGCATTCTGCAATTCGTAGTATGGACTGCACTTTCTGAAGCAGGTTTAGGTGCATCCTTGCAGCACTATAACCCACTAATTGATGACGAAGTGAAAGAAGCTTGGGGCATCCCGCAAGACTGGAAACTGATTGCTCAATTGCCATTTGGTAAGACAGTAACTCCAGCAGGTGAGAAACAATTCCAACCGGTTGAAGATCGCGTTAAAGTCTTTAAATAA